The proteins below come from a single Micromonospora citrea genomic window:
- a CDS encoding MurR/RpiR family transcriptional regulator produces MVDHEADISAGTAVVDAGAVDRRGALGVASDGVLARVRAGAGELTGALRRVAEHVLSDPEAAARATIVELAERSGTSPATITRFCRAMGFEGYADLRLGIAAETGRVRSAGWTVDIGREIQPSDPLSRVLDQIMAADTRAMHDTAALLDLAEVERAAVAIAGASRVNIFGASGSALVGEEMQFSLHRIGVAAWVWNDVHEGLASAALLRQGDVALGISHTGQTRETIEMLAEAGSRGATTVALTGFPRSPLAELADIVLLTASQATTFRPDALSARHPQLVVLDLLYIAVAQRTHDRAHAAFRRTAQAVDGHKAAKGAAS; encoded by the coding sequence ATGGTTGATCACGAGGCCGACATCTCCGCGGGGACCGCGGTGGTCGACGCCGGCGCGGTCGACCGACGGGGCGCGCTCGGGGTCGCCTCCGACGGCGTGCTGGCGCGGGTCCGGGCCGGCGCGGGGGAGCTGACGGGGGCGCTGCGCCGGGTCGCCGAGCACGTGCTCAGCGACCCGGAGGCGGCGGCCCGGGCCACGATCGTGGAGCTGGCCGAGCGCAGCGGGACCTCCCCGGCCACGATCACCCGGTTCTGCCGCGCGATGGGCTTCGAGGGCTACGCCGACCTGCGGCTGGGCATCGCCGCCGAGACCGGCCGGGTCCGCTCGGCGGGCTGGACCGTCGACATCGGACGCGAGATCCAGCCGAGCGACCCGCTGTCCCGGGTGCTCGACCAGATCATGGCCGCCGACACCCGGGCCATGCACGACACCGCCGCGCTGCTCGACCTGGCCGAGGTCGAACGCGCCGCCGTCGCCATCGCCGGAGCGTCCCGGGTGAACATCTTCGGCGCCAGCGGCAGCGCCCTGGTGGGCGAGGAGATGCAGTTCAGCCTGCACCGCATCGGGGTCGCGGCCTGGGTCTGGAACGACGTGCACGAAGGGCTGGCCAGCGCGGCCCTGCTGCGCCAGGGCGACGTGGCGCTCGGCATCTCGCACACCGGCCAGACCCGGGAGACCATCGAGATGCTCGCCGAGGCGGGCAGTCGGGGGGCGACCACCGTCGCGCTGACCGGCTTCCCGCGCTCGCCGCTGGCCGAGCTGGCCGACATCGTGCTGCTCACCGCCAGCCAGGCCACCACGTTCCGCCCCGACGCGCTGTCGGCCCGGCACCCGCAGCTGGTCGTGCTCGACCTGCTCTACATCGCCGTCGCCCAGCGCACCCACGACCGCGCCCACGCGGCCTTCCGACGCACCGCCCAGGCCGTCGACGGGCACAAGGCCGCGAAGGGGGCGGCCTCATGA
- the ngcE gene encoding N-acetylglucosamine/diacetylchitobiose ABC transporter substrate-binding protein, with protein MSITPENPVDLSRRTVLRRAAAAGLLATPAVGLLSACATSGGDEKNEQVAGGTKSATNPLGVPEDAPVEVIIFNGGYGEKYATDVHQPLYKKAFPKAEVKHQSTQAVSTVLQPRFASGNPPEFVNNSGEKLMDFGALVADGQLMDLTELWDAPSVDDPNKKVRDTVVPGTVEAGSFNGKPYVLYYVSTVFGIWYSGKLFKDNGWAPAKNWSEFTALLDKIKAKGITPYGYAGANAAYYQWNVILTHAAKIGGTDVLKNIDNLEDGAWQQDAVKQAAEAWAEIGAKYVDKSFEGLKHTDVQLRQNQYKLALYPSGDWLEGEQKKDTPPGFEYQMMPVPSLSASDKLPTTALRATAGEGYFVSAKSKNPRGGLEYMRQMLSVAGAKGFTEVVKAPTVVTAGSEGYAFPPGVASSQGALKAAGQDVFNLYFDGWYKELDTEARTATNELMFGRIKADAFVERIQKRADAIKKDSSVTKFKR; from the coding sequence ATGTCGATTACCCCCGAGAACCCGGTGGATCTGAGCCGCCGGACGGTGCTGCGCCGGGCGGCCGCCGCGGGCCTGCTCGCCACGCCCGCCGTCGGCCTGCTGAGCGCCTGCGCGACCAGCGGTGGCGACGAGAAGAACGAGCAGGTCGCGGGCGGCACCAAGAGCGCCACCAACCCGCTCGGCGTTCCCGAGGACGCGCCGGTCGAGGTGATCATCTTCAACGGCGGCTACGGCGAGAAGTACGCCACCGACGTGCACCAGCCGCTGTACAAGAAGGCCTTCCCGAAGGCCGAGGTCAAGCACCAGTCCACCCAGGCCGTCTCCACCGTGCTCCAGCCGCGGTTCGCCTCGGGCAACCCGCCCGAGTTCGTCAACAACTCCGGCGAGAAGCTGATGGACTTCGGCGCCCTGGTCGCCGACGGCCAGCTGATGGACCTCACCGAGCTGTGGGACGCCCCGTCGGTCGACGACCCGAACAAGAAGGTCCGCGACACCGTCGTGCCGGGCACCGTCGAGGCCGGGTCGTTCAACGGCAAGCCGTACGTCCTCTACTACGTCTCCACCGTCTTCGGCATCTGGTACTCCGGCAAGCTGTTCAAGGACAACGGCTGGGCGCCGGCGAAGAACTGGTCGGAGTTCACCGCGCTGCTCGACAAGATCAAGGCCAAGGGGATCACGCCGTACGGCTACGCGGGCGCGAACGCGGCCTACTACCAGTGGAACGTGATCCTCACCCACGCCGCGAAGATCGGCGGCACGGACGTGCTCAAGAACATCGACAACCTGGAGGACGGCGCCTGGCAGCAGGACGCGGTCAAGCAGGCCGCCGAGGCGTGGGCCGAGATCGGCGCCAAGTACGTCGACAAGAGCTTCGAAGGGCTCAAGCACACCGACGTGCAGCTGCGGCAGAACCAGTACAAGCTGGCGCTCTACCCCAGCGGCGACTGGCTGGAGGGCGAGCAGAAGAAGGACACGCCGCCCGGCTTCGAATACCAGATGATGCCGGTGCCGAGCCTGTCCGCCTCCGACAAGCTGCCGACAACGGCGCTGCGGGCGACGGCCGGTGAGGGCTACTTCGTCTCGGCCAAGAGCAAGAACCCCCGGGGCGGCCTGGAGTACATGCGCCAGATGCTGTCGGTGGCCGGCGCGAAGGGCTTCACCGAGGTCGTCAAGGCCCCGACGGTGGTCACCGCCGGCTCGGAGGGCTACGCCTTCCCGCCCGGCGTGGCCAGCTCCCAGGGCGCGCTCAAGGCCGCCGGCCAGGACGTGTTCAACCTGTACTTCGACGGCTGGTACAAGGAGCTCGACACGGAGGCGCGCACCGCCACCAACGAGCTGATGTTCG